Proteins found in one Acaryochloris thomasi RCC1774 genomic segment:
- a CDS encoding Na+/H+ antiporter subunit E has product MIRILDLCLRLTIWFLLTADVSPGNIVIGVGVSLLIPWGFTPISPVLKDWLRTFGEILVAIPQAYIEAIEIMLRPHTEEEIVMERVKPQRTPGLIFLDIFLITFTPKTIVVKYHDDGWYEVHRIRRRRAP; this is encoded by the coding sequence ATGATTAGAATTTTAGACTTATGCCTACGGCTCACCATCTGGTTTCTGCTGACTGCTGACGTCAGTCCCGGCAACATTGTGATCGGGGTCGGGGTCTCGCTCCTGATTCCGTGGGGTTTCACCCCGATTTCTCCCGTCCTGAAGGACTGGTTACGAACGTTTGGGGAAATTCTAGTCGCCATTCCCCAAGCCTATATAGAAGCCATTGAGATTATGCTGCGTCCCCACACGGAGGAAGAAATTGTCATGGAGCGGGTCAAGCCCCAGCGGACGCCGGGACTGATTTTTCTGGATATTTTCCTGATTACCTTTACCCCCAAAACCATTGTTGTGAAGTACCACGATGACGGCTGGTACGAAGTCCACCGCATCCGTCGCAGGAGAGCACCATGA